The Miscanthus floridulus cultivar M001 chromosome 17, ASM1932011v1, whole genome shotgun sequence genome has a window encoding:
- the LOC136518185 gene encoding FCS-Like Zinc finger 10-like, with the protein MLLRRVAADDGSGAGVGVGAGRPRLFAVPRLLVGLGGPPRCRAAPDCDSPTAARSPTSPLDLRAPFAALGGSLLRSPRSPRTRSWDSHRLGLGGLVDDDALAEPAAASNNRLFGPQARQPFKLPQRLAKPLTTTQPRDCAHASLELGNVGTAAASCNPVPCSRSYGDVKSGPEVTVLGGAPPGASSHHADLGKFPAPGSLPASIGGPRRYVGSVSATEAEQSEDYTCIIAHGPNPKTTRIFGDCILEPCTLGDGVDAMEVKEGAESYWLVKCFDDGEPGEEFLSSCVSCKKKLDGNDSCIYRGEKAFCSRNCRDQEGLTEEEENITTAVSSLSSAGSSSSFNDDIFIAELVVLAARVDVHYP; encoded by the exons ATGCTGCTCAGGAGGGTGGCGGCGGACGACGGCTCCGGCgccggcgtgggcgtgggcgcagGGAGGCCGCGGCTCTTCGCCGTGCCCAGGCTGCTGGTCGGTCTCGGCGGGCCGCCCAGGTGCCGCGCCGCGCCGGATTGCGACTCGCCGACGGCGGCGCGCAGCCCGACGTCGCCGCTCGACCTCAGGGCGCCCTTCGCCGCGCTCGGCGGTTCGTTGCTCCGCTCGCCGCGCTCGCCCAGGACCAGGAGCTGGGACTCGCACCGCCTCGGCCTCGGCGGCCTCGTCGACGACGACGCCCTCGCCGAACCCGCCGCGGCCTCCAACAACCGCCTGTTCGGGCCCCAGGCGCGGCAGCCGTTCAAGCTGCCGCAACGCCTCGCCAAGCCCCTCACCACCACCCAGCCGAGAGACTGCGCCCACGCGTCCCTGGAGCTCGGGAATGTGGGGACCGCCGCCGCCAGCTGCAATCCGGTGCCGTGCAGCCGGTCCTACGGGGATGTGAAGTCTGGTCCAGAGGTCACCGTGCTCGGCGGCGCTCCGCCCGGCGCGAGCAGCCACCATGCCGATCTTGGCAAGTTCCCCGCGCCGGGCTCCCTGCCGGCGTCCATCGGCGGCCCGCGCCGGTACGTCGGGTCCGTGTCCGCGACGGAGGCGGAGCAGTCGGAGGACTACACCTGCATCATCGCGCATGGTCCGAACCCGAAGACCACTCGCATCTTTGGGGACTGCATCTTGGAGCCCTGCACTCTTGGTGATGGCGTGGACGCCATGGAAGTCAAGGAAGGAGCAGAGTCCTACTGGCTGGTCAAGTGCTTCGATGACGGCGAGCCTGGCGAGGAGTTCTTGAGCTCCTGCGTCTCTTGCAAGAAGAAGCTGGATGGCAATGACTCCTGCATTTATCG TGGTGAGAAGGCATTCTGCAGTAGGAACTGCAGGGATCAGGAAGGCCTTACTGAAGAGGAAGAGAACATCACAACAGCTGTGTCCTCCCTTAGCTCGGCTGGCTCATCATCTTCCTTCAACGATGACATATTCATCGCTGAGCTGGTTGTGCTGGCTGCCCGAGTTGACGTCCACTACCCCTGA